Proteins encoded by one window of Serratia nevei:
- a CDS encoding tellurite resistance TerB family protein, protein MKSNWMQQIQTLIGQKAGAMGGAEGIGKLLAPTALGGLVGVLLANKSSRKLVGKFGKNALIVGGSAAVGAVLWNKYKQRVKETHQGEPQFGLQTTPVDLRAKRLVQALVFAAKSDGHIDADEQRAIDHSLAQLQVGEEAQSWVQEALDQPLNPELIARSVQNEDEALEVYYLSCLVIDVDHFMERGYLDALAQALKIPADVKQGIESDVNEKKRELA, encoded by the coding sequence ATGAAAAGTAACTGGATGCAGCAGATTCAAACGTTGATCGGGCAGAAGGCCGGCGCGATGGGCGGAGCAGAAGGCATCGGCAAGCTGCTGGCGCCCACGGCGCTGGGCGGCCTGGTCGGCGTGCTGTTGGCCAACAAATCCTCGCGCAAGCTGGTGGGCAAGTTCGGCAAAAATGCGCTGATCGTCGGCGGCAGTGCGGCGGTGGGGGCGGTGCTGTGGAACAAGTACAAGCAGCGGGTGAAGGAGACCCATCAGGGCGAACCGCAGTTCGGTTTGCAAACCACCCCGGTGGATCTGCGCGCCAAACGCTTGGTGCAGGCGCTGGTGTTCGCCGCCAAGAGCGACGGCCATATCGATGCCGACGAGCAGCGCGCCATCGATCACAGCCTGGCGCAGCTGCAGGTGGGGGAGGAGGCGCAGAGCTGGGTGCAGGAAGCGCTCGATCAGCCGCTCAACCCGGAATTGATCGCCCGCAGCGTGCAAAACGAAGACGAGGCGCTGGAGGTTTACTATCTGAGCTGCCTGGTGATCGACGTCGACCACTTTATGGAGCGCGGCTACCTCGATGCGCTGGCGCAGGCGCTGAAGATCCCGGCGGACGTCAAGCAGGGCATCGAGAGCGACGTCAACGAGAAAAAACGCGAGCTGGCATAG
- a CDS encoding S9 family peptidase, with the protein MMTPPKAEKRPYPITIHGDTRVDDYYWLRDDERADRQVLDYLQAENAYTDAMLKPQQALRETLYEEMVARIPQQEHSVPYVRHGYRYQTRYEPGNEYAISVRQPQAESEHWEVLIDGNQRAENHEFYTLGGLDVSPDNQRLGVAEDFLSRRQYDIRFKNLTDGSWADEVLENTSGSFEWANDSSTVYYVRKHAKTLLPYQVYRHVVGSDPQQDELIYEERDDTFYVGLEKTTSERFILIHLSSTTTSEILLLDADRADAKPQLFVPRRKDHEYAIDHYHQHFYIRSNKDGKNFGLYQSEQADEAQWQTLIAPRADVMLEGFSLFRDWLVVEERSAGLTLLRQIHWQTGEEKRIAFDDPTYTTWLAYNPDPETALLRYGYSSMTTPTTLYELNMDSGERTMLKQQEVKNFTPENYRSERVWVKARDGVEVPVSLVYRQDSFQRGANPLMVYGYGSYGSSMDPAFSASRLSLLDRGFVFVLAHIRGGGELGQLWYEDGKLFNKQNTFNDFIDVTETLVAQGYGDGKRMFAMGGSAGGLLMGAVINQAPQLFHGVVAQVPFVDVVTTMLDESIPLTTGEYDEWGNPNEQAYYDYIKQYSPYDQVKAQAYPHLLVTTGLHDSQVQYWEPAKWVAKLRELKTDDRQLLLYTDMDAGHGGKSGRFKAYEDIALEYAFILALAE; encoded by the coding sequence ATGATGACCCCACCGAAAGCGGAAAAACGCCCTTATCCCATCACCATCCACGGCGACACGCGCGTGGATGACTATTACTGGCTGCGCGACGACGAGCGCGCAGACCGCCAGGTGCTGGACTACCTGCAGGCGGAGAACGCCTACACCGATGCGATGCTGAAACCGCAGCAGGCGCTGCGCGAAACTCTGTACGAAGAGATGGTGGCGCGCATTCCGCAGCAGGAACATTCGGTGCCTTACGTGCGCCACGGCTATCGCTATCAGACACGCTATGAGCCGGGCAACGAATACGCGATTTCCGTGCGCCAGCCGCAGGCCGAGAGCGAGCACTGGGAGGTGCTTATCGACGGCAACCAGCGCGCCGAGAACCACGAGTTTTACACCCTGGGCGGGCTGGACGTCAGCCCCGACAACCAGCGGCTGGGGGTGGCGGAGGATTTCCTGTCGCGCCGCCAGTATGACATTCGCTTCAAGAACCTGACCGACGGCAGCTGGGCGGACGAAGTGCTGGAGAACACCTCCGGCAGCTTCGAGTGGGCCAACGACTCCTCGACGGTGTACTACGTGCGCAAGCACGCCAAGACGCTGTTGCCGTATCAGGTCTATCGTCACGTGGTGGGCAGCGATCCGCAGCAGGACGAGCTGATTTACGAAGAGCGGGACGATACTTTCTACGTCGGGCTGGAGAAGACCACCTCCGAGCGCTTTATCCTGATCCACCTGAGCAGCACCACCACCTCGGAGATCCTGCTGCTGGACGCCGATCGTGCGGACGCCAAGCCGCAGCTGTTCGTGCCGCGCCGCAAGGATCATGAGTACGCCATCGATCACTATCACCAGCATTTCTACATCCGCTCCAACAAGGACGGCAAGAACTTCGGCCTGTACCAAAGCGAACAGGCGGACGAAGCGCAGTGGCAGACGCTGATCGCCCCGCGCGCCGACGTGATGCTGGAGGGCTTCAGCCTGTTCCGCGACTGGCTGGTGGTGGAGGAGCGCAGCGCCGGCCTGACGCTGCTGCGCCAGATCCACTGGCAGACTGGCGAAGAGAAGCGCATCGCCTTCGACGATCCGACTTACACCACCTGGCTGGCGTATAACCCGGATCCGGAGACCGCGCTGCTGCGCTACGGCTATTCGTCGATGACCACCCCGACCACGCTGTACGAGCTGAACATGGACAGCGGCGAGCGGACGATGCTCAAACAGCAGGAAGTGAAGAACTTCACGCCGGAAAACTACCGCAGCGAGCGGGTGTGGGTGAAGGCGCGCGACGGCGTCGAGGTGCCGGTCTCGCTGGTGTATCGCCAGGACAGCTTCCAGCGCGGCGCCAACCCGCTGATGGTGTACGGCTACGGCTCCTACGGCAGCAGCATGGATCCGGCGTTCAGCGCCAGCCGCCTGAGCCTGCTCGATCGCGGTTTCGTGTTCGTGCTGGCGCACATTCGCGGCGGCGGCGAGCTGGGGCAGTTGTGGTATGAAGACGGCAAGCTGTTCAACAAGCAGAACACCTTCAACGATTTTATCGACGTGACTGAAACGCTGGTCGCCCAGGGATACGGCGACGGCAAGCGGATGTTCGCCATGGGCGGCAGCGCCGGCGGCCTGCTGATGGGGGCGGTAATCAACCAGGCGCCGCAGCTGTTCCACGGCGTGGTGGCACAGGTGCCGTTCGTCGACGTGGTGACCACCATGTTGGACGAGTCGATCCCGCTGACCACCGGCGAATACGACGAGTGGGGCAACCCGAACGAGCAGGCCTATTACGACTACATCAAGCAGTACAGCCCGTACGATCAGGTGAAGGCGCAGGCATACCCGCATCTGCTGGTGACCACCGGCCTGCACGATTCGCAGGTGCAGTATTGGGAGCCGGCCAAGTGGGTGGCCAAGCTGCGCGAACTGAAAACCGACGATCGGCAGCTGCTGCTGTATACCGACATGGATGCCGGCCACGGCGGCAAGTCCGGGCGCTTCAAGGCCTATGAGGATATTGCGCTGGAGTACGCCTTCATTCTGGCGCTGGCGGAGTAA
- the dksA gene encoding RNA polymerase-binding protein DksA codes for MTVMTLPDAQQLLAMPDSDYMNSVQRAFFRQRLQDERQKLLLHIDELKKEIDGGEATGDEADKAAREEDLRLLFRQLDRESRLLPKIDAALARLQNGEYGYCRETSEPIGLARLLLRPTAELSIEAKTAQEMREPHMRKGG; via the coding sequence ATGACAGTCATGACGTTACCGGATGCGCAGCAACTGCTGGCCATGCCGGATTCTGATTATATGAACTCGGTTCAACGGGCGTTTTTCCGCCAACGGTTGCAGGACGAGCGGCAAAAGTTGCTGCTGCACATCGATGAGCTGAAAAAAGAGATCGACGGCGGTGAAGCGACGGGCGATGAAGCCGACAAGGCGGCGCGCGAAGAGGATCTGCGCCTGCTGTTCCGCCAGTTGGATCGCGAAAGCCGCCTGCTGCCGAAAATCGACGCGGCGCTGGCGCGATTGCAGAACGGCGAGTACGGCTACTGCCGGGAAACCAGCGAACCTATCGGGCTGGCGCGCCTGCTGCTGCGCCCGACGGCGGAGCTGAGCATCGAGGCGAAAACCGCACAGGAGATGCGTGAGCCGCATATGCGCAAAGGTGGCTAA
- a CDS encoding molecular chaperone, which produces MNEFSIVCRVLGTLFYRQPQDPLLVPLFALIKEGKLQQHWPLEQDDLLKRLQQGCDVNQLATDFNAMFVGSECSVSPFRSDYVEGASEAEVRTFLQQRGMPLAEAPADHFGQLLLAASWLEDQSQEDEAQAQIALFDEFLLPWCGRFLGKVEAHATTGFYRTLALMTRDAIQAMRDELAEYEQDDEAGDEEA; this is translated from the coding sequence ATGAATGAGTTTTCCATTGTCTGCCGCGTGCTGGGTACGCTGTTCTACCGTCAGCCGCAGGATCCGCTGCTGGTGCCGCTGTTCGCGCTGATCAAAGAGGGCAAGCTGCAGCAACATTGGCCGCTGGAGCAGGATGACCTGCTGAAGCGCCTGCAGCAGGGCTGCGACGTCAACCAGCTGGCGACCGACTTCAACGCGATGTTCGTCGGCAGCGAATGCAGCGTGTCGCCGTTCCGCTCCGACTACGTTGAAGGTGCCAGCGAGGCGGAAGTGCGCACCTTCCTCCAGCAGCGCGGCATGCCGCTGGCGGAGGCGCCGGCCGACCATTTCGGCCAGCTGCTGCTGGCGGCGTCCTGGCTGGAAGATCAGTCGCAGGAAGATGAAGCGCAGGCGCAGATCGCGCTGTTCGACGAGTTTCTGCTGCCGTGGTGCGGCCGCTTCCTCGGTAAAGTGGAAGCGCACGCCACCACCGGTTTCTACCGCACGCTGGCGCTGATGACCCGCGACGCCATCCAGGCGATGCGCGACGAGCTGGCGGAGTACGAGCAGGACGACGAAGCGGGCGACGAAGAAGCGTAA
- the exoX gene encoding exodeoxyribonuclease X produces the protein MTLRVIDTETCGLDGGVVEVASLDLLDGQLTNPMSDLVSPDRPISLDAMAIHHITEQMVEGKPRIAVAIGRYQGSPYYVAHNAAFDRGVLPEMNGAWICTLKLARTLYPDIKYGNQYLRYALKLDVQLPADATLYPHRALYDCYVTAALLQRIIKDSGWTPEQMVQITEQPVLLKKFKFGKYRGQEIDRIAQEDPGYLRWMLKSIDDLSPDMKHTLKYYLIG, from the coding sequence ATGACGTTACGCGTAATAGATACCGAGACCTGCGGGCTGGACGGCGGCGTGGTGGAAGTGGCCTCCCTCGATCTGCTCGACGGTCAATTGACCAACCCGATGAGCGATCTGGTCAGCCCGGATCGCCCCATCAGCCTCGACGCGATGGCGATTCATCACATCACCGAGCAAATGGTGGAAGGCAAACCGCGCATCGCGGTGGCGATCGGCCGCTATCAGGGCAGCCCCTACTACGTGGCGCACAACGCCGCTTTCGATCGCGGCGTGCTGCCGGAGATGAACGGCGCCTGGATATGTACCCTCAAGCTGGCGCGCACGCTGTATCCGGACATCAAGTACGGCAACCAGTATCTGCGCTATGCGCTGAAACTGGACGTGCAGCTACCGGCGGACGCCACGCTGTACCCGCACCGCGCGCTGTATGACTGCTACGTCACCGCCGCGCTGCTGCAACGCATCATCAAGGATTCGGGCTGGACGCCGGAGCAAATGGTGCAGATCACCGAACAACCGGTGCTGCTGAAGAAGTTCAAATTCGGCAAATATCGCGGGCAGGAGATCGATCGCATCGCCCAGGAAGATCCCGGCTATCTGCGCTGGATGCTGAAATCCATCGACGATCTGAGCCCGGACATGAAGCACACGCTGAAATACTATCTGATTGGCTAA